One Coccinella septempunctata chromosome 1, icCocSept1.1, whole genome shotgun sequence DNA window includes the following coding sequences:
- the LOC123320679 gene encoding YTH domain-containing protein 1, whose amino-acid sequence MDSKTKNGSVDNENLNLDLMGDDLKLVDEVNYESDVSSSSSESSSAPSISSVSSGSSRGRRTKHKRERSRDKSPSPPNKKIRSKDNRAKSYDFMTKLNYLFKGARFFVIKSNNAENITLSKAKGVWSTLPQNESNLNKAFRESRNVLLVFSVKESGKFAGFARLHGESRHDVPPISWVLPPGLSAKALGGVFKVDWICRKELPFSSTMHLYNPWNDGKPVKIGRDGQEIEPRVAEELCRLFPQDEGIEITPILRLAKESAKRLNDRSRDGYRHPKTRMPIAARNPSFGFRGNRGMSRRKYFLSTRGLTSSSYRRSPSPRPRDRYNLFRDAPRTYTAAAAEAFVADYMRTMQHQLPPLPYVPPPGLYSGSSYDPLPPPPRYYDGLPLPEYSVSSRVSNSYSEERSYDRSVDEFLWRTNERSRERDRERENRQRYRDRR is encoded by the exons ATGGACTCAAAAACTAAGAATGGAAGTGTAGataatgaaaatctcaatttggATTTAATGGGTGACGATTTAAAACTTGTAGATGAAGTGAATTATGAAAGTGATGTTTCCTCTTCGAGTTCTGAAAGTTCTAGTGCTCCAAGCATTAGCTCAGTGAGTAGTGGTTCCTCTAGAGGAAGAAGAACGAAGCACAAAAGAGAACGATCCAGGGATAAGAGTCCTTCTCCACCCAATAAAAAGATTCGTTCAAAAGATAACAGAGCCAAGTCATATGATTTTATGACGAAATTGAACTATTTATTTAAGGGCGCTCGTTTTTTTGTGATTAAATCAAATAATGCTGAGAATATAACGTTGTCAAAAGCTAAAGGAGTCTGGTCTACTCTTCCACAAAATGAATCTAACTTGAATAAAGCCTTTAGAGAATCTAGAAATGTGCTTTTAGTTTTTTCAGTAAAAGAGAGTGGAAAGTTTGCAGGATTTGCTAGGCTACATGGGGAATCTAGGCATGATGTGCCACCCATTTCTTGGGTTCTTCCTCCAGGTTTATCAGCTAAAGCACTGGGTGGAGTTTTTAAGGTTGACTGGATATGTCGTAAAGAACTGCCCTTCTCTAGCACTATGCATTTGTATAATCCTTGGAATGACGGTAAACCAGTCAAAATTGGTAGAGATGGACAAGAAATTGAACCCAGGGTAGCTGAAGAATTATGTCGCTTATTTCCACAAGATGAAGGAATTGAAATTACACCTATTTTAAG ATTAGCTAAAGAATCAGCTAAAAGATTGAATGATAGAAGCCGTGATGGATATCGCCATCCCAAGACTAGAATGCCAATTGCTGCAAGGAATCCATCGTTTGGATTCAGAGGTAATAGAGGAATGTCTCgtagaaaatattttctatcTACTAGAGGACTCACATCATCATCCTATAGGAGATCACCATCACCTAGACCGAGAGACAG GTACAATTTGTTCAGGGATGCCCCAAGAACATACACAGCAGCTGCTGCAGAAGCTTTTGTTGCAGACTATATGAGGACTATGCAGCATCAATTACCCCCATTGCCCTATGTTCCACCCCCGGGACTATACTCAGGGTCTTCTTATGATCCATTACCACCACCTCCACGATATTATGATGGACTGCCCTTACCTGAGTATTCTGTCAGTTCCAGAGTAAGCAATTCCTACTCTGAAGAAAG atcCTATGACAGGTCAGTAGACGAATTCTTATGGAGGACCAATGAACGCTCAAGGGAGAGAGATAGGGAGAGGGAAAATCGTCAACGTTACAGAGATAGGAGATAA